TGTAAGCTGTAAAAAGCTATCCACGGCCTCGGAAGGACTGAAACACCCTACTGCCTACTGTTACTTTTTACAGCTGACATGACATTAAAATGAAGTCTGGTAACACACATATAACAACGCCATGTGATAGATGGCTTTCCAACTTTTACCCTTGCAACAGCAAGGCATCATTAACACCACACCACTATTGCAATAGCAACTATACTGTTCAATTTATGGAGTAATAAAAATCCTCTTCAGCCTTGTCCCTGTAGGGTTCATCACTTAAAGTCTGGGAACTTGAACCTGTAGCAATAAAGGGAGGGCAGCCTAAGCCCATTCAAATTCATTAAGtgcaaggaataaaaaaaaaacaacaaaacaacaaatgtcaaaataaatACCATAGCACATGTTCAGTGCAAGCCGGCCCCAGAAAAAGCACTTTCAGAAGCTATTTCCAGTAGCTGAGAACTGACCTTCCCCTTATAAAATGCCACAGGGTATAAATAGAGCAGCGTCTTCAAATACGCAGCTCCAAATTTCCATGCGATTTGTCACGAATACTTGTCCATCTGCTTCAAGCACACTCAAACAACAGGACACTCACTTCTCACTATACGCAGAGCCCTAATTAGCTTGAACTGGAGTCAAAATACTCACTACTTCTGAAAAAATCATAGATCAAAACCTAAGCAGAACAAGATGAAGAACGCAGCCTTCCCATCTCGCTTTTGACCAAACATTTATTCTGCAAAGATACTCACTGCCTCTCTCTGTAGCATCATAACATTTCCCTACGTTTTGGAAATGCCGATTATCACAAACTGCAAATATGGACCACTCAAACATCTAGCTCACACAAATACATTCTAATCCCCGATAGATGGAAGACAGGGAGCCATTACAAGTGTACACAAACATGTAACTTGATGCAATTGGAAAGCAAATTTTAGCTTTTCAGCAGGCAACAAACAGACAAATAGTTATTGTGCGTCTTCCTCTCTGTAATTATCATCCCTTTGGAATGCATCTCTTGCCAGCTCTCTATCAGTCGTGTGCAAGACAATTTTAATAGCACAAAGTAACAGCTCAGAAAATAAGCAGCATGAAAAACTCGGCTACTGGGGTATATATAGTGTACTAGATCTAATTTCAAGCTTACACACCGTGAGTCATCAGGCCTCATTCTCCTTTGCATGTCTTCTGAACACTTTGGTTCACAGGCAAATTTAAAAGAAGATGACGGCACGCAGTCTTTCCTACTCCGTTGAAACTACGGGAATGGTTGAGAAGTTCTCATCTTTCTACTCTCCTTTGGCTGACGCGATAAGAGCTTATGCACGCACTTCATTTTAATAACTTGTTTGCGCTCTGGCAGATCAGTGGCTCAATATATTACCATTGTACACAAAGTCCCTGAAGTCACAACAGCCAAAACATCCTTACACATTCTTACCAATTTGACTGCTTAACTTacagaaaaacaaggcaaagttATGCAGTATGGTCCTAGAGCGTAAGTGTGCTTCAGGGAGGCAGAATATACCCTGGAACTGGACGCGATGTTGCTGTTTTGTGTactgtgtattaaaaaaagaaatgacctcaaagaaggaaaaaataaagccaagaaaGACAGGACAGCTTTGAAACAGACAAGACAGCCGTGCTGGCATCCCATATCATCCCAGCTGAAAATAACTCTTTTCCCACTAACAACAATCAACAGACACATTTCGCTTGCAGGCAAAACCTGGCTGCTGTAGTGTAGCTTGGTTTTATTTATGtccacaaatatttcaaaaaaattacaaaatactcAAATGGAGAGAACACAGAAGTCACGATTTCTGGGTTTCTACTCTGTTTACACTGTGTTATCCCATGGCAAACTACTCATATATACATTAAGCTTCAAGATATATATAAATGTAGCAGTCAGAATGTACACTCTGCTTTAACGGTGCAGTGAAACAAGCTCAACCATGACGACATAGAACAAGAGAGACGTTTCAAAAACactaaagcaaaattaaaaaataaactttaaaacagaggaaaagtaaTAGagatttcttaaagaaaatcaaaaggtCTGGGTTCTTTTAACAGGGCATCGAACACCAAGATGGCTTCAAAAACCACTGCATGTAAAGTTGTAGTTAATCATTGGTCtaaaatggaagaatttcagTGCTTATTTGCTgaatgatggggggggggggggaagagatcaATGAATAGCTTTTGAACAGACTGCAAacctcagctgaaaaaaaaaacccacccaaacaacagacagagagagaggacTTTTGGAGgcaattaggtttttttttcttaaaaactgtaactaaaaataacagcaaaagagAAGGATCGGAAGAAATGACTGAAGTGGCTGAACTCCCCCAAACTCCCAAATTCCACATGGTAAAAACAAGGAGGAGAGGTTTAACTGAAATGTGCCTAATTAGACCTTTAAAGTAAACTGAGGCACTCTCTCTGCTGAGCAGACCGATCTTACTAGCTACTCCACTGCtagcaaaagtaaaaaaatgttACTCAGAAGAAAACCATTTCACCTGGTCACTGCAGAGCACGACTGAAGACGACTTTACCATCCTCAATTCTAGCTTGACCTCATGGTTtccaaatctcagagacactagCTGTTCCTCCTAATACCTTCACAGAGAGTTCAAATATAGCAGATGGAACTAATTAAATGCTATTACAGTTCTTGAGCACTGAGAAATCTGGaacagaggacagaaaaaaaggaagatcgACATCAGCTGAAACAGTCCTCCTCTCCCTCCTATACACTTTTGCCTGAAGTGGACCGAGAATACCCCGATGCCTTTTTTTAATTGGTAAATTGATGTTACCAACAGGAATCTTTGGGCACTAACACTGCCACCGGTGTGAGACCCATGAGGTGGATAAAGCACTGTGCATGCCGCGCCTTCCATCAGAATCTATGATTAACTACAAGTTTATCAAACACGGCTCAGtacagtcctatgacacaaccATCACACTGAACAGTCTACAACAGCAGAGAGAGAGCACTCGTCAGTTAAGAGAGAGAATGGGGGGAAGTTATGCACCAGCAGAAAAAACAGCCAGCAGATTCAGATGTCCATTGGTTGCATCACCCTCTGCTCTGGCAAAGAAAACCCATGgcaaaacagtcagaaaaaaatattctgcctaGACAGTAAGCGGAGCTGTCTCCAAAATAACGCTCACTGGCCTTCTGTGTATTCCTCTCCTTTTACCATCCACATGGGAACTAGCCAACAGGAGTTATTCTGCATGGACCTGTTGTGTTGGGAGTCAGTAAACGTTACTGTCCGTATATCCGGTTAATCCCAAAGCAGTTAAGTTCCTGAGATACAGAACACTGGTGGCAATTAAGAAGTTTTTgcttataaaaacaaaactaaaacagtCAAAGAGAAATACAGACTAGTTTGTAAAACAATTTTAAGAACACCGAGTTGCCTATCCACTTTTCTTAAGAACGTATCAAACGTACGAGGCCAGAAAGAGCACATCCTCCAAAAATATGCACATGCATACAAAATTCTGGCTGTACTAGTAGGAGCCAcggaaaatttttaaaaagatattttaggaCAGATTATTTCTTTGAACCTTTGCCTAAAGTCTAAACCCAATGTAGTTAGATTAAGTTTCAAAAGGTAATAGGAAAGAAGTGCATTATGGCCACGCTGAAAATCAACCCTCAAAGTAGGCATCAAAAGGGTAAGCTAGTTCCAAGGGACACCTGTACTGCTGAGAAACCCAACTCAACAGAAATCATCTGCAGAACAGAGAGATGtaacactaacaaaaaaacccaacaaacccaaacaaaccaaaaaaccaagaaCAGAAACAGTCATTTGCAACATTATCCCTGCAACTCCCTTTAATGCTTATTGTTGATATCAAACCAAATTTCAAGCTTTTACCCATTTGAAATTATTGATACCCATCACTCCCTTTAATTAAAGggataattatatatattttttttttattaaaaaatcaacTCTGTATTCTGTCAATACCAGGTAGGAATTCACAATTTGTGATGTTACTGAAAATCAAGATAAATGtttctggagttttgttttgttttgtttctccccTCTACCCAAAAAAGTTATTTACAGACTTAAAAAGCCATGCTGCAGAACTGAGCTCTCTTTAAAATTATGAAGATTTCCTacaatgtattaaaataaaagtagatttttattattatagcaCTTGGATTCAGAGCTTGTTATGTCACCTACTTGCAatccttgttttttttaaaatagctatagATGCATTGAGTGTCTCTTCACGCACAGTGACTTGTGTTGTGAACCTGATTCTAGCACCTACTCAAAACAaactagtaagaaaaaaaaaaaaaacaagattgCAGGAAGTTCTCTGAATATTCCACACAGTCCTGTATTTTCAATAGGCTTCTGAATACGTTGTCATGCAGGGAGACCCACACCAGTCTTGAGAAATCTTCTCTACAAATGAACACTATGCTGATAAGTCTCTACTTGTTGGGtggttgtttctgttttaaatatataaagaaatCTTTATAagatattcttttccttttgtagcTCTTATTGTATGTAAAAATGTTCCACTCCTTCCCAAGGACTGGGGTTTCCATAGCCAgcattacaaataaataatttattacaaCTGTTTGTCGCCTTCTTTCTTCAGTcgactgaaagagaaagaaaactcattttaaCAAAGCGAAGGAGGTGTCATGACACTTCAGAGATAGCTTGCCTTTCTGCTCACCTCACCCGGGTGCCCTGAAGGGACCAGAGGTTGCAATAAGGACTCGTGAGCTCTCAGCACAAAAATGAGCGCCGTTGGAACAGCAGTGATAACACTGTCTGCGGCGGGAGGAAGCGATGACCTTTTGCCACTGAAGCGCTCCTTACATGTGAGCAAGATCACTCGTGCCAGCTCATCAACCTTCAGCTTTATCTGCAGTTGCAGATATGACAGTCGGCTTCAGGCAGACTGGCTGCCCCCGTGGCACAAGGCCAGAGGGCAATTCTGCGTAGCAGAAGCGAGGACTGAAACATCAGAGTAAAGCAGTGCAAGGCAGGTATTTAATATGCTGCTTCCTGTATATCCCTGCTACCCAGACATGCAGAATGACCCTTGCTAGGCGCTGGTGGCTTTTTCTTCTTGGCTGACATATTGTCAGTGGTCATTGCCAAACAGGAAATAAGGTAGCCCGCGTAAGGTGGGCTGAGAAGAGAACCACTTTACTATCAACACCATATAGcattctggggagaaaaatctcACATGACTCATCTAGGCATTCTCAGCTGGTATGCAGGATCTGTATTAGTCATACATTTCGACTTCCTATTGCCTTTAGTAATTTCTTAAGATTTATTGAATTCCTCCCCTCTTTTCATTCATAAAGCTTTTACCCACCTTCCTCCGCTGTTCTCAAGGAAGAGAGATGTGGAAGCAGCAATCGTAGGATCACACTAAAAAACCCCAATCAGAGGTAATTCTGCAATGTAAGACTCAACTATTCTACATCCTGTGCCAGTAACTGGGACCTAGCTTCCAATCTGCCCCATCATCTAGGCCCAAATTAGGTTTTAGTATAGCTTGACCATCTTCCATTACTGTATCAGGACAGTAACTCACCACACAGTAAGAAAGGCAGTAATTCATAAGAAAAAAGACATAATgtggagaaagaagaaggaagctGTAGCACCCCTGAGTCTCCAAAAGCCCTCACTGCACCTCTCACCTGTAATAATCTTCCTGACTCGGTAGATGACCACCATGCATGTGAGGATGCCCGTGTAACCACTGCTGCTCCATTGCCAGTCTTTGCAGCTCTGCTGACTGGGCATGCATGGCCTGCAGTTGGTGGGCTGCTGACATAGGAGGTGGAATGGCACCAGGCAGATCTCGTGGATAAGGAGTACCTAAGAGAGAGTTGCCCATTTTTAGACACTTGTTCGCTATGAGCTCTGCAGAGAGTTGTCCTATGAAgggcttttatttatatttttaaaaaaaacaaaaacaaaccaaccaacccttGGCTGTAACCCAAGTTACAGCCCAACTCCACCAATTCCCCTCCCAGGAAATGCTAAGACCCAGAAGGTGACTGTTCAGGTCGAGAGACAATCTTCGTAGAGGACCATAAAATGCTCTCACCAAAGACTGGATGTCGGAGCATTTCATGCTCATGAGGTGGCTGTCCGAGCAATGGGTTGGGGATGGTCCCAGGCGGGTAGGGAAAACGTGCCAAATGGGGTCCAGCTGCTAAAGGATCCACCAGTGGATGAACAGGTCCTGCTGAAcctttaaaagaaggaaagaaagcaagcaatcAACTGCTTTGGGAAGCATCGCTCACTGTTGGGAGATCAAAAGCCCTGTTAGACTTGAGCTGGATCAGCATTTGGCCCAACTGGCATGTAATTACCAGGAGCATAGCTCCATCCAATTTGAAATCCACTTTTCTATCTTCAAGTGACATCTGCTTACCAGTCTTAAAACAACAACCCAGGGCTTCCAAtttctacaagaaaaagaaatccaccaagcaataggaaaaacaagaaagatgGTCAACATTTAGAAAAATTTTCCCCGAAACTCTCTCCTGTTTCCCCTCTACACACATAAAATTGAAGGATCAGTAGTGACATTTATTACAGAAGCACTTCAGCATCCTTCTGACTTTAACAATACTACTCGATAGGCCAAAAGCTGACACTCAAGAGCCTCTAACTGTATTTTAACCTGGCATCCAAAATTAAAGCCAAATTACTTCCAAATAGAGGTGAGTGACTTACTTGACAATGAATTGACTTGGCTTTGTCTGTACCAGTCTCTCGCTCAGAGTGAGAATGTACTAGCCATATTTTTGTCCGCAACAAATAACTGGGGAGTATCGAGACTTACCTGCGCAGAGTGGTAAGTGCCTTACCTGGCAAGAGAATCCCTGTATAGACACAATCTATGACAGATTTCTCCTGGTATCAGTGGGGTATGCAAGCCTGCCTCAAACTGCACCAGTCTCGGCTGCAGTCAGCATCAACCAACGTCCATGCTGACAGCTTTAGGGATGCTGATATTCAGCACTATCATCTCCTACCTGTAATCCCTCGCCCCTTAACAGTCTCACAGGACTCTGCTGATTTCCTTGTTACACACAATTTGGCTTCTGCCACAGCACTCAAATTCCTTCCAAACTCCAAAAGCAGACATCCCAGCTACATTTAAAGCACGTTGCTCCAAGGCGAAGTAGGCTGTATTTGCTTGCACAAATACTACGTTTGCAGCCAGCTGCACCAGAAGCTGCACTTTAAGtacttggactttttttttttcccttacttaGCAGCTACTGCACCTGGTGCCTTGCTTGCTATGATCTTTCCAGTCTCCcacaagaaaatcagaaaaattttaGTGGCTCATCTTCCAGACTTCAGGTTCCAGACTTCTAGAGGAGTAACCATGTCGCTTGCTTTAGAAATGAGCAAGGCATCAATTCATTTTTCAGACCATTAAatacttggagaaaaaaattccATACAAGAAAACACTGTAGCTAAAAAGATGCCAACCCTACATTTAGACCGTTCTTAGTGAGACTTGACAGAGAATTTCAGCTCAACTAAAGCCAGATGGTCGGCATGTCAAACGGCTAAAGGCATGAAGTTCTtctctcctaattttttttcccagctcctaTATGGAAACACCAGCTTCAGCTCCTTTACTCGTAATGTAACAGCCATTAGCAGTGTTACCAGTTCCATAACATCTCCCAGTGAATTCCCTTCACCCACTGGAGTCTCCACCTGTACACCAGACACCACTGTAAGGTGGTGCTCTAGGACTCCAGCGCTTTACATAAACAAAACCGCAAACCTTCTACAGCGATGGCGTGCAGTCTCAATGAAGACTGCTGTACTGTTACCATCATTTGCTTTAGCACTGTTACTGGTCCACCCTCCCAAAAAATAGTCATTCGCATTTCAGTTATTGCAACTTTAGACAGTATAGACGTCACATCGTATACGACAAAACAGGGATTTTGCCAGTTGAATTCCAGAGTCACATTCTGCCTTGTTTTGGGCAGACTGCTGCTAACAGCTCATGGGAGAGGCTCCCTAGGAAACCGCCTACCCCATTCCCATTTCCCTGGGCTCACCTTGATGTAAGGGATCCTGTTGATGTAGGTGTAAATGCGAGTGTATGTGTGAATGTTGGTGATGGTGAGGCGTGACGTTGAACATCTGGAGCCGTGCCAACGGGTCGTTTGTCAGCGATGCCATCCGCTCAGCGTGTATTCTCTCTGCTGCCAGTCTGTCAGGGTAGCTCATTTCAGGCCGTAACTGCGGGCCTGCCAGTGCAAGTCTCTCTCTTTCAAGGGGGTTCAAGCCCGGATGGAAGGAAGCAAATGGGTGAGGTCCTGCTGTTGGGGGAATAGTCAGTGCACCATGCCTGGCAAAATGCTCCATGGGGTTAGTAGCTGGGTGAAGCGCATCTAGCTCTGGGGGCTTCACCTCAAAGCCAGGTTTCATCCTCTCTCTCAACTCCCTTTCCCGAATTTCTCGCTCCCGGATTTCCCGCTCTCGCAGCTCTCGTTCCCGAATGGTGGGATCCACATTGTAGAGGCCAGGCATGTGGTAGGCCAGAAGTGGATCAGTGGGGTTCAGGGGGACAAAGAAAGGATGATTACGGTTTGTTGGCGACATGACATGAGGACGGGCGTATTCACTCAGTGTTCGTAAAGCAGGTGTATCTGGACCAATATAAGGTGGTACAGCAGCAATGGTTGTTGGGGGAGGTTCGAATGAAGGTCTCATATGTGCTGGCCCACTGAGCTGAGACTCTCCAAGACGGCCTTCATGGGAGGAGCTGGATACCTTCTGCTGCACGGAAAGGGGGAAGAGAATTTTAGTTCAACTAGTTGGTACATGTCACCGCtatggtcaacagctggctggtGCCTGTCACCACAGACTATCAGTCCCATTTGCAGGGTGTTCTTCCTCTCCTCTACAGGCTCATCTGTACCCTAAAACTTACTAAACCCAAGGAAACTCATCTCCATGATGTGCAACACAACAAATCCCACTCCTTTCGCATCAGGACTTTGcatcctgctctcccctcccgcaCGAGGGCAGCACAGCACTTCTGGGGAGGGCAGTAAGCACAGTTTACCCACACAATTGCCTAAGGATTCCTGttcccaaaataaagcaaagtccCCATACATGACACATCCCTTAATGGACAGATACTATATCCTTACTTTTATAATTCTACAGAAGCACATAGCTGTGATTCAGATCTCTGAAATGCACTATGGAATAGGAAGACTTTAGCACCTTCTTCTTCAGCATCAATAATGTATTACCAACATACCAATTCTGTGGGCCCAGAAGTAAGTAACCATTCCTTTCCGGCAGGCCACACAAAAATGGATTAGTTGTGTTGGGTCTTTATAGCAAGGCTGAAGTTTGGGTCTCCACATGAAGAGAGCTACTACGTGCCTTTAAGTTTACTTCAAATTTAAAGGCCTTCAGATCCCCTTTTTCTAGCAGACAGCACTCTTGCACCTGCGCAGTAGTACAAGGCAAAGGCATTCACTATTTCTGCAGAGTGCTTTTCTACTGCAAGTAAACGTAAATACTTGGCCTAGTTATCCCCAGCTGCTTGGGCTGCAGCACATCAGAAACAGACCAGGAGTAAAAACTCTCCATTTCctttaaagagaagaaagtcaCGGGCAGGCCAGGAGGTGCTCGTAGCTGGTTGGCTTTCACTTAATACACAAGGCTGCCATATTCACAAATACCTGATTGCACATGCCTTAAAGCGATTGCGGGGATTTGCATTCTGTAGTCACCATCCAGGTCAGATCCTACCACACCAACTCCCTTAAACAGCTCTTAGCTACAAATCAACCTACCGcagctctttctgcttctctttcacgctcccgctccctctctctctccttctctttttctttttctctttccctctcttctctggctttctgttctgcttctcttttgGCCTTTTCAAtggcctcttctctcttcttgGCCAGTTTTGATCCTGCCAGAGGCATGAAGTATAAGTCTGCTCTTGAGCATGAATTGTAGCCACGGTCCAGGTGCTTATAGaacctgaaagaaataaaacagaaagagctTAGCCTGGGTATAGATGCAGGAGTCTGGGATTTAAGAGCTGgatgtcaaaaaaagaaaaagtattactCTACGCTTATACAATAGCACCACCAGCTTCCCTGAAAGCCATGAGAAAATTAATTGTACTACGTTAGTCCACAGACAAGCAGAGTATAAAACCCCTCTCACAATTACAAGCCGTAATGCCCTGTCTGAATTCACTGGCTGAAACAGCACCTTCccagaaaaacagagcaaaatcaTGCTAGAAAGAGAGGCCGACAAGATGCACGTGTGAAATACACTCAGCTCCCACAGGAGCTCGTTTCTCGGCTTTTGGGAGTACCCCTGctacacagaaaaacagagcacATTAAGGAAGCACTGCTGGCAACCTCCATACCTGGCTGATTGACTAGCATGACTTGGTGTATCCACCACGGTAGGTTCTGGTGATGGACTTCTGGGTGGAGGGGGAGGGCTTTCTGGTTCCTCAGCTTCATCTGGGACTTCTTCTTTGATCTGAATAGGTGGTAGCGTGCAGGCTGTCACCACTGGCACGTTTCCACTAGAAGCTGCTGACGTGGAGATGGAAGTCTGAAGTGGAATGCCAGGCACAGTGGGCGGCGTGGAAGTGGAGGGGCAAGAAGGAGGGGTGATGGAAGGTGGACCTCCTGGGACAAATGGATGCTGAGAAAAGGGGGGCTGGGAGGATACCTGATGGAGTCCAGATGGGGGGTGATTAGCAGGTGGGGGAAGGCTCTGACTCTGCGTCAGTACAGGAGGCTGCGCTTGCGAAGACTGCAGCGGCTGGCTTTGAGGCatcagctgcagaggaggagggtgTGCAGATGGAGGATGATGAGTTGAGAGGGAGCTCAGAGGTTTTAAAGCAGGTGGTGGAGGCAAGTTGGAGTTCATTGAGAATGGAGATGGGCCAGAGAGATGAGGAGGGTGCTTGTGGGATGGAGCAGTGGGGAGCTGAGGGATTGGGGTAGTAGGGGGAGGTTTGATATGAGGCATGGCCATGGGCGcagggggcaggggctgctcccgtGGAGGCTGAGCCTGCTGCAGCGAGGTTGCAGTTGGCAGGACAGGCTGCGTTACCTGAACCTGGAGAGCGGAGTGAGAATGAGATGGTGCTTGTGTCTGAAGGGGAACCTGAGACTGAGATGACTGAGTGGGGAGGGAAAATGGCTGGGAAGGTACAGGAtgaggcaggaggggctgagccTGCAGGCTGTGAGGGGCGGGCTGGGCCTGACTGTGGAGCGGAGGCTGCGAGTGGGGCTGTGAAGAGGCGGGGGTCGGCTGGCTCTGCGACACACTCAAAGGCTGCAGGGGCGGGTGAGGAGACGGGAGCCTCTGCGGGTGCAAAGCAGGGGCCTGCTGTATGTGCGAGtgaggaggcggcggcgcgggggcctggggctggctggggggctgGGATGCCGATGGCGAGACCTGTGGCGGAGCTGAAGCAGCACTTGACGCTGCTGGCAGCGATGCTGGTAACTGGGCTGATATAGGTGGCGTGGGAGGAGGAGCCTGGCCAGAACCGCTCTGTGCCTGAAGCACTTGGGGCTGTGCCTGCAGCACTTGCTGTTGAGCAGATGAATCCGAGTCGCTCTCATTGTCTTGAGGGCTAGGGATGCTGGGTGACGTGCTCCGGTTATCCTGGTCAATGTCCTTGGGATCACTGCTGCCTTCGTCATTGACGCTGCGGCTGTCAGAGCTCTCGCCTTCACCCTCGCCCTCTGAGGGAGAATTTGGCCTGCTGATctcctgcagggagagggggaagcgtAACCACTGTGCACGAGA
This is a stretch of genomic DNA from Larus michahellis chromosome 16, bLarMic1.1, whole genome shotgun sequence. It encodes these proteins:
- the RERE gene encoding arginine-glutamic acid dipeptide repeats protein isoform X3, translating into MTADKEKDKDKEKDRDRDRDKERDKRDKVRESENSRPRRSCTLEGGAKNYAESDHSEDEDNDNNSATTEESTKKSKKKPPKKKSRYERTDNGEITSFITEDDVVYRPGDCVYIESRRPNTPYFICSIQDFKLSKRDHLLMNVKWYYRQSEVPDSVYQHLVQDRHNENDSGRELVITDPVIKNRELFISDYVDTYHAAALRGKCNISHFSDIFAAREFKARVDSFFYILGYNPETRRLNSTQGEIRVGPSHQAKLPDLQPFPSPDGDTVTQHEELVWMPGVNDCDLLMYLRAARSMAAFAGMCDGGSTEDGCVAASRDDTTLNALNTLHESNYDAGKALQRLVKKPVPKLIEKCWTEDEVKRFIKGLRQYGKNFFRIRKELLPNKETGELITFYYYWKKTPEAASSRAHRRHRRQAVFRRIKTRTASTPVNTPSRPPSSEFLDLSSASEDDFDSEDSEQELKGYACRHCFTTTSKDWHHGGRENILLCTDCRIHFKKYGELPPIEKPVDPPPFMFKPVKEEDDGLSGKHSMRTRRSRGSMSTLRSGRKKQPASPDGRASPINEDIRSSGRNSPSAASTSSNDSKADSVKKSTKIKEEVSSPLKNSKRQREKAASDTEEPDRSNAKKSKTQEISRPNSPSEGEGEGESSDSRSVNDEGSSDPKDIDQDNRSTSPSIPSPQDNESDSDSSAQQQVLQAQPQVLQAQSGSGQAPPPTPPISAQLPASLPAASSAASAPPQVSPSASQPPSQPQAPAPPPPHSHIQQAPALHPQRLPSPHPPLQPLSVSQSQPTPASSQPHSQPPLHSQAQPAPHSLQAQPLLPHPVPSQPFSLPTQSSQSQVPLQTQAPSHSHSALQVQVTQPVLPTATSLQQAQPPREQPLPPAPMAMPHIKPPPTTPIPQLPTAPSHKHPPHLSGPSPFSMNSNLPPPPALKPLSSLSTHHPPSAHPPPLQLMPQSQPLQSSQAQPPVLTQSQSLPPPANHPPSGLHQVSSQPPFSQHPFVPGGPPSITPPSCPSTSTPPTVPGIPLQTSISTSAASSGNVPVVTACTLPPIQIKEEVPDEAEEPESPPPPPRSPSPEPTVVDTPSHASQSARFYKHLDRGYNSCSRADLYFMPLAGSKLAKKREEAIEKAKREAEQKAREEREREKEKEKEREREREREREAERAAQKVSSSSHEGRLGESQLSGPAHMRPSFEPPPTTIAAVPPYIGPDTPALRTLSEYARPHVMSPTNRNHPFFVPLNPTDPLLAYHMPGLYNVDPTIRERELREREIREREIRERELRERMKPGFEVKPPELDALHPATNPMEHFARHGALTIPPTAGPHPFASFHPGLNPLERERLALAGPQLRPEMSYPDRLAAERIHAERMASLTNDPLARLQMFNVTPHHHQHSHIHSHLHLHQQDPLHQGSAGPVHPLVDPLAAGPHLARFPYPPGTIPNPLLGQPPHEHEMLRHPVFGTPYPRDLPGAIPPPMSAAHQLQAMHAQSAELQRLAMEQQWLHGHPHMHGGHLPSQEDYYSRLKKEGDKQL
- the RERE gene encoding arginine-glutamic acid dipeptide repeats protein isoform X1 yields the protein MTADKEKDKDKEKDRDRDRDKERDKRDKVRESENSRPRRSCTLEGGAKNYAESDHSEDEDNDNNSATTEESTKKSKKKPPKKKSRYERTDNGEITSFITEDDVVYRPGDCVYIESRRPNTPYFICSIQDFKLSKRDHLLMNVKWYYRQSEVPDSVYQHLVQDRHNENDSGRELVITDPVIKNRELFISDYVDTYHAAALRGKCNISHFSDIFAAREFKARVDSFFYILGYNPETRRLNSTQGEIRVGPSHQAKLPDLQPFPSPDGDTVTQHEELVWMPGVNDCDLLMYLRAARSMAAFAGMCDGGSTEDGCVAASRDDTTLNALNTLHESNYDAGKALQRLVKKPVPKLIEKCWTEDEVKRFIKGLRQYGKNFFRIRKELLPNKETGELITFYYYWKKTPEAASSRAHRRHRRQAVFRRIKTRTASTPVNTPSRPPSSEFLDLSSASEDDFDSEDSEQELKGYACRHCFTTTSKDWHHGGRENILLCTDCRIHFKKYGELPPIEKPVDPPPFMFKPVKEEDDGLSGKHSMRTRRSRGSMSTLRSGRKKQPASPDGRASPINEDIRSSGRNSPSAASTSSNDSKADSVKKSTKKIKEEVSSPLKNSKRQREKAASDTEEPDRSNAKKSKTQEISRPNSPSEGEGEGESSDSRSVNDEGSSDPKDIDQDNRSTSPSIPSPQDNESDSDSSAQQQVLQAQPQVLQAQSGSGQAPPPTPPISAQLPASLPAASSAASAPPQVSPSASQPPSQPQAPAPPPPHSHIQQAPALHPQRLPSPHPPLQPLSVSQSQPTPASSQPHSQPPLHSQAQPAPHSLQAQPLLPHPVPSQPFSLPTQSSQSQVPLQTQAPSHSHSALQVQVTQPVLPTATSLQQAQPPREQPLPPAPMAMPHIKPPPTTPIPQLPTAPSHKHPPHLSGPSPFSMNSNLPPPPALKPLSSLSTHHPPSAHPPPLQLMPQSQPLQSSQAQPPVLTQSQSLPPPANHPPSGLHQVSSQPPFSQHPFVPGGPPSITPPSCPSTSTPPTVPGIPLQTSISTSAASSGNVPVVTACTLPPIQIKEEVPDEAEEPESPPPPPRSPSPEPTVVDTPSHASQSARFYKHLDRGYNSCSRADLYFMPLAGSKLAKKREEAIEKAKREAEQKAREEREREKEKEKEREREREREREAERAAQKVSSSSHEGRLGESQLSGPAHMRPSFEPPPTTIAAVPPYIGPDTPALRTLSEYARPHVMSPTNRNHPFFVPLNPTDPLLAYHMPGLYNVDPTIRERELREREIREREIRERELRERMKPGFEVKPPELDALHPATNPMEHFARHGALTIPPTAGPHPFASFHPGLNPLERERLALAGPQLRPEMSYPDRLAAERIHAERMASLTNDPLARLQMFNVTPHHHQHSHIHSHLHLHQQDPLHQGSAGPVHPLVDPLAAGPHLARFPYPPGTIPNPLLGQPPHEHEMLRHPVFGTPYPRDLPGAIPPPMSAAHQLQAMHAQSAELQRLAMEQQWLHGHPHMHGGHLPSQEDYYSRLKKEGDKQL